TAAAAAACCCTTAAAAAATTCTTAAAAAATTCTTAAAAAAACAATGACAAAAAGAAGGTTTTGGTTGTTTTAAAAATTAATTGCTTTAAGCTTTGATTGTTTCAGATTAGTTGTTTTAAATCCGGCATTTCGGGTTATTCGGGCTTTTCCAGGATGTAGTAGCCTTTTTCAAATTCTCTCTCAGTCATCCCCAAAGCTTCGTCAACCCTCTGGCGCATTCTGGCCCATTCGTTCTCGGCCGCCATCTCTACCATCTCTATCTCAACTGCTGCCTGGCTTTTTAAGCTGTCGACTGTATCAAACCAGGACTCAATTTCTTTACACCTTTCAGAAGTACAAAGTCTCATTCTTGTTTTGATGTCTGTCTCCATTCCTTTGATATTTTTCATTCGTCTTTTTGCCTGTTCGATGAATTCTTTCTGGGCAGGAGACATTTTCCTGACCTCTTCAGATACTGTCATTTTTTTCTTTCCCCCTTTTTTTGGATGGCGGGAATTATGATCTGAAGATATATATATTTATGCCACACATAAAATCTCAGTGAAAACTATCTTGCTGGTTTAAAAAAGCCTCATAAAAACAAGGGAAAAATGGTTAAAAAAATTCAAAAACAGGTTTAATTTATAATTAAGCCTCTTCTACAGAGACAGTCCAGTCGCCGTCACAGATGACGTTTAACAGATAATTACAGCTTTCTTTAATTGTTGTATTAATTGTGTTTTCATATGAACCGCCATTATGAAATGAAAGTGGCATCTGGCGGTTATCGTCCATAACACTGTTTCCGTAATAATCCATTAATGTGACAGATACAAATTCGCTGTTTTCTGTTTTTATTGTAAAATTATAATCTCCCTCATTAATCTGGAAGAATGGTGTTGCTTTGTTGGCCGCACCTGTAAATGTCTGCGGAACGATTCCGTTTATCATCTGCGGGAATGAAAAGGAAAGTGTCCAGTTGCCCTCTGTTTCCACTTCAATTGTTGCATTAGCGTCATCTTCAAGCGAGAATGCATAGGTCCAGTAGTATCCTGTGCCATCCATTGAATTCTTAGAAGCGCTTTTGTTATAGACATTGTTGATTGAAATTCCGTCTTTTATGGTTGTAATGCTCACCTGGCTTTTTACAGGTGAATCCTGTATCATTTTGAAAAGCGAAACTCCCTTTGGAAGATATAACTCTGTAGTTTTATTGCCTGTTCCACTGATATTCTTATATTTTGCTTCATCAAATCTCTCCGGCGTCTCATCAGGAGTTATTTCTATTGTTTTTTCATCTTTTATCTCCTGTTCTTCTGTTTGTAATGGTGTAGGTAAAGGGGTTTTATTGTCTTCACCTGAGTTGCCTGTGCATCCGGCGGTAATTACTGCTCCAAGAATTAAAAGAAATACAATTGCAGAAGAAAAAAGGATTGATTTAAGGGCTTTATTTTTTATCATAACATTTTTTTGTCGGTTTAGTATATTTAACTTTACAATTGAAATTCAAATTTGATTGAGCTTTTTTATCTAGATAGTTGTCTTTTTAAAAAGCCATGCTCCTGCAATTATTGTTGCCACTGAAAACATGCAAAGAACAATAAGACAGACAAAAGGATCGATCTGTGATGCGCCTGAAAGTCCGAATCTTATTCCTTCAACCCCGTATGTTAAAGGATCAAACATAGTCAGCGTCTTAAAAACCGGCGGAAGGCTTGATATTGGAAACATCGCACCTGAAAGTCCGAAGAGAGGGAATATTAAAAAACTCATTATAAGCTGAAATCCGTTCATATCCTCCATTCTTGACGCAATGGCAATACCAAGAGCTGTGAATGCAATTCCTATGAGGATCATAAAGCCTGCGGCGATTAAAATCCCCAAAATTCCCGGAAAGGACAGACCTATGAAAAGCGAGATAAAAAGAATGATCCCCCCCTGAATGATTGCGGTTGTTGCACCGCCGAATGTCTGGCCAAGCATTATTTCAATTCTTGATACAGGTGCAACAAGGGTTTCTTTTAGAAATCCAAACTGTTTATCCCATATTATTTGGATTCCGGCGAAAATTGATGTGAACAAAACACTCATTGATACAATTCCAGGAGCCAGAAATTCGGTGTAGTTTTCACCTGCACCCGGTATTGTCACAACAGAATTAAGTCCGAATCCTAAAAATATCAGGAAAAAAACAGGCATTCCAAGACTTCCGACAATCCGGCTTTTTGATCTTATATAACGCTTTATGCTTCTAAGCCATATTGTATAGATTACATCCATTTTCTAGTGCCTCCCCGGTCTTTTATGCATTGTCATTCTCATTCTGTCTTTGAAATCTGCCTCTTCATCGCGAATTCTTCTTCCTGTATAGTGAAGAAAAACATCCTCAAGAGTGGGCCTGTGCATAGAAACTGAGGTTATTGTTACTTTTAGTTTTGTTAGTTGTGAGATTATTTCTGTTAAATGCTCTTCGGCATTTGAAAGAGTAATTGTAAAAAAACCGTTGGAAAACTCCTGTTTATCTGACCACCAAAATCTGTTTGAAGATAATTTTTCCCTGTAGTCAGGCGATTTTATGGTAATTATATCTCCGCCGATTTTACTTTTGAGGTTCTCAGGAGTATCCATTGCTACAATTTTTCCTTTATCGATTATTCCTATTCTGTCGCAGAGCCTGTCTGCCTCTTCCATGTAATGTGTTGTGATGATAATGGAAATTTTGTAGTCCTGGTTTAATTTTTCAATATATTCCCAGAGGTAGTTTCTTGTCTGGGGATCGAGGCCGAGTGTCGGTTCATCTAAAAAAAGCACTTTTGGCCTGTGCAAAAGTCCTCTTGCAATCTCAAGCCGGCGTCTCATTCCGCCGGAAAATGTCTTTACAAGATCATCTTTTCGTTCGAAAAGCCCGACCAGCTTTAAAAGTTCCTCTGTTCTTTCATTGCGGGTTTCTTTATCAATTCTGTAAAGCCTTCCGTGAAAGTCCATGTTTTCCCATGCAGTAAGTTCCTCATCAAGACTCTGGTCCTGAAAGACAATTCCAATT
The genomic region above belongs to Methanomicrobium antiquum and contains:
- a CDS encoding ABC transporter permease produces the protein MDVIYTIWLRSIKRYIRSKSRIVGSLGMPVFFLIFLGFGLNSVVTIPGAGENYTEFLAPGIVSMSVLFTSIFAGIQIIWDKQFGFLKETLVAPVSRIEIMLGQTFGGATTAIIQGGIILFISLFIGLSFPGILGILIAAGFMILIGIAFTALGIAIASRMEDMNGFQLIMSFLIFPLFGLSGAMFPISSLPPVFKTLTMFDPLTYGVEGIRFGLSGASQIDPFVCLIVLCMFSVATIIAGAWLFKKTTI
- a CDS encoding ATP-binding cassette domain-containing protein: MKAVTVKNLTKKFGDLKAVDSISFDIEKGEIFGLLGPNGAGKTTTISMLATMKNPTSGKALIFGHDILKSQDGVRKSIGIVFQDQSLDEELTAWENMDFHGRLYRIDKETRNERTEELLKLVGLFERKDDLVKTFSGGMRRRLEIARGLLHRPKVLFLDEPTLGLDPQTRNYLWEYIEKLNQDYKISIIITTHYMEEADRLCDRIGIIDKGKIVAMDTPENLKSKIGGDIITIKSPDYREKLSSNRFWWSDKQEFSNGFFTITLSNAEEHLTEIISQLTKLKVTITSVSMHRPTLEDVFLHYTGRRIRDEEADFKDRMRMTMHKRPGRH